A region of the Melospiza georgiana isolate bMelGeo1 chromosome Z, bMelGeo1.pri, whole genome shotgun sequence genome:
ACCAGAGGTGATTCATTTGGGGTGATTTGAGGTGATTTGGTGACCAGAGGAGGGGTTTGTCACACCACAGGCTGGACACACGCCGTGTGCATCCCTTGTTCTCTGCCTCCCAGCCCAATGAAATCTCTCAATAATCCCCAGGGTGCTTGGTTAGTGGGTGGGGATCCAAACCAAGCTCAAAATACCAGCTCCTTTTGGGTGGCTTTGAAGATATGTCATTGTCCCGGGAGGCTCTGGCCCCCTGCCCCTttttgctgcctcctcctgtgccagcagagcagtgccagggcagggctggcacagggtgccctgGGGTCCTTcatctgctgctggaggagagcaAAGCCCGGCCCCAGAGCAGGTAAAGCTCACAAACACCAAAAGGATTtgcctttgctgcagctctgctgctcttggctggggagaaggagctcagagcagccagctgcagcctctgtTCCTGCGGGGTGAGaccatcccagagctgcagcctcccttccctccctgtgaAAAACTCCAGTCACTTCTTTttggaattttaaaagtttaatattaatcaaatggttataaaatagtaatataattagagtaataataatttggacaatttgaattaggacaatatgagacaatagagacaaagagttatggatgtccGGGTAcccttttctgggcagcacgagcccaaaaaaaaccacccgttaacaaaggattaacccttaaaacaacagcctgttgcatattcatacagctcatccatgatgcataaattccattcaaacacaggattctgtctgggcagtgttaacttcttcctcttaatcttAACAGCACCttcgaggcaggaagaagttcatttcttctgataagggaGCAGTagattctttttctctgaaagactgAGGTGTCCTGGGGCTGCTATCTGCTGCGAgtgcctcattcctttcttaaaaaaaaatatatcccacttattttaactacaaaagttaCCTTTGAACTATGAGATTGCATTTAtcatattattaaaatgttaatacagcACTACTGATCAATCCATCAAAATACACACAGTAAATATCTGCATAGAGCCATACAATATGCACTTTTCACACTGCCTGCAGGGCGAGCCCTGCGCAGAGCCCTGGGTGGGcagaaatgagaaatgagaGAAATGAGAGCAGTGTGGTCCCGAGGAagctccatcctgcagcagcgcCTTGCCCTGGGTAAATGGTTTCTAGAGAGTGCAGTTTAAATTGAGTGCTTAGCATAAATCAATATAATTAACTCGGCAGTCTATCCGGGGTGCTTGAGCAAGGCAGGTAAGCGAAGGTGATTGGTGATTCGGGGTAGATGTCGCTCACTGCTTCCATTCTCCCACAGGGATTTTCTGGCTGTGTCACCGCTCATGGAGAGCAGGacattcccagcagctggagcctggaTTGCAGGCCCGGCAGagctcccctgcagcagcagcagcagcagcacagaaaacggGGAAAAGTGTccctggctgagcagctgcagctccctccagcGTCCCTTCCACCCAAACAGCAGCCGTGGAAGCAGCAGTaaatggggaaagagaagaaaaaagagaaaaaaggagaaaagaggagaaaagaggagaaaaaaggcgaaaaaaaagaggggaaaaaaggaggaaaaaggaaaagagatctGTCCTTGCAGGTCTCCGTGGGGTTCAccagtggggctgtgctgtggccaAGAGCCAGAGATGGCACAGGGGCTTTTCCCGTGGGATCAGGGCTCACTGCCAGGGCTTGGGTGCTCCCTGGAGAAGGCTCTCTCCTCAAGATGTGGTGCCGAGCTCCTCACAGCCTGCTGCGTTTATTCTGCCCCTGATTCGTGTTCTCCTGTTCAGGAGTTAATACCTTCAGAAAAAGGTCCCTGGGAATTCCATAAATAGAGGATAATGTAAGAGAATGGGGTTTCTTGGGAGCCATAATTCAAGGCTTCCAGCGCTGCATTAGCAGCTCCTTTGTGTGACTGAACGCGGTGTCTCTTGGCTGCCAGGGATCTTCGGCTGGGGCTGCGCTGAGGGAAAAGCCACGGAGGCTTTGTGACTTTTATCACCCTGTAATTTGGATCACAGCTGGGGAATTAGCCTGGCTAACAAGGTGCTCATTTCCTGCTAGATATCTTCAGTTTCCCCTGGAGTCACGCTGCGAATCTCTGAGTGACCTAAAATTAGTCCTTGTGTAGGAAAGTGGATTAATCTGCCAGGACTGACAGGGCAAGGGCGGCCCTCCCTTTgtctcctctgcttttccccttGCTCTGCCTCGCTGActgagcagctgtgtgtggTGGTGGTGACCAGCTGGGCTCTGTCAGCAGCATTTGGGGCTGCTGAGGTCACTGCTGTGCCACTGAGCTGTGCCATGTGGCCTGGCTGTGGCCGTGGCCACCGCtctgggctggatgggagaGAGTCTGCCAACATCACTGACTGTCCCcacggggctgtgctggggtcagcgctgtgtgtgctgctctcGTTGGGCCCCCTGATGGGGGAAAACCTCCTTTcaacagctctgtgccaggattGAGAGACTTTTTTTGGTCTTCAGGTTGCTGTTAATTGTTATCTTATCAGAAGTCCAACACACTGTCTGCACCAGACTTAGCGCGCAAGAAAGTTCAGCAAAACTGGTCATAAGATGTGCAGTTTCAAGGTCTTCTAAAGCTGTTTTATCTAATAAACTCTTAAAACATACTTTATTTCCACCTTTCTACCATCACTAATCCTTCGTCTGTCCATGTAACCTCTGCACTGAGGCTTCCCTCACCCAatcaccctgtgccaccagcactgcagaggaataaggaggaggaggagaaggagaaggagaagagaaggagctCAGACAACAGCCAAGATCCTCCACCTTGCCTCCTATCTACCTCTATACTAAAACCCCAAAAGTCTAAATTTCTCACCCTGTGATAAACTACACTATTGTCTGTTTCACACACTTGTGGACACCAATCCATCCAAAGCCTTGGGAGCCTTCTCCATGGGCGAAGGTTGAGGCAGTGCTTCCCTGGGGGTCAGGACcccacagagcaggcagagaaatattccctgtgtgctgcgTTCCAGCAAGCTCCACGGGTGTGAGTCTGGAAAACTCGTGCTGATCtacaggagctctgggctgtggaGGGGGGACCCTGCAAATGCCAGGGACCTCCACAGGAACAGGGCTGCCTCAGGGCATTCAGTCCCCCTGTCATGAGAGGGGCCTCCCTTCCCTCGCTGCTGGCCGATCAGcagtgctgcccatccctggggctggctcTCCTTGTGGATGGGATGGGCACTGCTCACCACTGAAATCCACAGCTGGGCCAGCAGGGGCTTGGTAGCCTGATGTAGTCAACCTAGGACACCTGAAAATGCTTATTGTTTTGGCTGCTCCGTGCTGGTCCTGCCTCTGTGGACGGGGCATTTCTGACCATTCCTAACTACATGAATTTTCTAACCATTCCTGGCAGGCAGAAATCCAGTGGCGCAGCTCCACATTCCCGCCaggctcctctgcctgctcGGGAGGCTGGAAATCCCCACGGATGTCACCTCTTGGTGGCATCCAGGAGAGCGTGGAGAGCGGGAATGGCGCTCACTGATGGGGTGCtctgcttggctctgctgctgctctcctctcaGTGACgggcagccagccctgagcggggtttggggttttatggATAAATATGTCCTGAGGGAAAAGGACTGAGAACATGAAATGGCACAGGGCAGCCGTGGGCATTGCCACCACCAGAGCCATGACTTGGTGCCTGGAATATGGTCAGAACACACCTTTCCTCTTGGGGTTGGACACCTGCAATCCTTTAGAGGTGGAGCCTGGGGACCCCAGGTCTCACTGCtctctccttcttctccctgctcagggggcCACGAGCTGGAGCAGATGCAGCTGATCCTGGAGACCATCCCCGTGATCCAccaggaggacaaggaggagctgctgaaggtgATGCCCATGTTCATCAACAGCACGTGGGAGGTGCGGAAGCCGCTGCGCAAGCTGCTGCCCGAGGTGGACAGTGAAGGTACCGCGGTGCCCCCGGGGCTTCCCCGGCTGCTGTGCGCCCCAAAACTGCTGTGGTGTGTGTTAGCCCTGGCCAGGTGATACAGGGGCGTGACAGACCCCCCTTTTGAGCTCTGCAGAATCCCAGTTACCAGGGAGGTTCACAGAAACCGGCACagaaacaaaggcagcagcacaggccagGGGTGGAACTGGGGTAACTTTATTTGATGGTAAAACTCCTGGATCCCAGAGTCCCAGGCCCTGAACTGAGGGAAAACAACAGCTCTTAAACTGGGGGAATTCTTACAGTCTCAAGGTAatcaggagagctgggggtggaaCAGAAGGCAGGGAATACAACGTGCAAGCCAATGGAGGATTTCAAGGGAGGGGAATGGCTTGGGACAGTAGAGGTTAACACCTGGTTATGGGAGGGGTTTGAAACTTGGCAGGGAGTAACTAGGTTACAGAGAAACCACACTTAACTAAACTGAATTACCAAAAAGCAAGTCTGTGCCACACCAAAGACAGGGGGAGAAAAATACAGAGGGATTATGAACCAGAAATTAAACAGTAAACATGACAAATAAAACCACACACTACACCAGCcgtgtccccagagctgcttctggggTGCCAGGGTTGCTGCCCTGCAAGGCCCAGGGCCTgagctctggggaaggggatgcACATCCCCGGGGGTCCTGGCTGTAGCTCAGATGCTGCCCCCAGTGCTGTCCCCTCACAGGTggcctgtccctgggctgtgatGCTGTGGCTTGCTCACAGGTGTCTCCTAAGGGTGAAACACACTTCCAGGGCCCTTTGGGGGTACATCCCACGTGTCTCCCCGAGCTGTGAGCGAGGGCTCAGCCCAGAGGCTCTTTCCCAGtctgcagctgtgcagcacagcgAGGGACAGGCTCTTTCTCACAAACATCCCACTCCTGAGATAGGTGTTACAGACAGGAATATGAATCAGTGCTTCCCTGAGCTCCTTCTGAGGGTTAAACCAGGCCTGCTTTTGGGAAGAGCTCAGGAGCAGGCCCAGCTCACATCTGGAGTGACTCTCCGTGTGAGAGGTGCCAGGCCTGGCTCAGCCCAGAGGCTCTTTGCCAGCCCCGTGCCTCTGGcctgagcacagctgtgcagcactgcaggacagGCTTTCCTCACAAACACCCCACTCCTGAGATAGGTGTTACAGACCGGAGCTGACCAGTGCTCCCCTGAGCTCCTTCTGAGGGTTAAGCCAGGGTTAAACCAGGCCTGCTTTTGGGAAGAGCTCAGGAGCAGGCTCATCTCACGTTCAGGAGGGACTCTCCGTGTGAGAGGCGCCGAGCCTGGCCTTGGTGACACAATATCCatgggcccagggctgtgtcagcCTCCAGCGAGCAGCAGCAGATTTATTCCCTGCcgtggctgcaggaggaaaggtcagccctgcccctcacaTTATTCACTGTCATTTCCCTGCCTCTCTGACCCGTGGTGCATCACAATATATAACCCATAATGGGTTTTTGTGACCTTACAGAGCAATTGACTCCTTCCTGCTTAATTAGTCTGAGCCATGAGGTAATCTCACGGGAGACAGCCAGAAATTGGTTAATGTTTGAGCTCTGGGGCAACACGTGTGGCTGTCCTTCCTGCTGAGGGCTTCTGCCTCTACAGAAACCGTCCCATTCACACAATTGCACCTTCAGTGGGATGGATGTTCCTGGAAGTTTCAGTACGAAGCTGTATCTGAAGAAAGGCATTATTCCTATTTTTGTTGCCTGAACTCAAAGGGACTTTCCCATGAAAGGATCAACTGGATAAGCAACAACTTCAGCAGCAGGATTTTACCTTTTCACATAACCTCAGTAAGTGGAATCACCAAATCAATCATAGCCAGCCCTCTAGGTTCGGGTTTAATTGCACTTAAAATTCATCACAGAAAGAGTTCATGCAGCACAGTCttcctaaaattattttagccaCTCAGAATTCTTCAAACATTAATGggtaaaataatttcatggCATCGGTCACACCAAAGGCTTTTAAAAGTTGCAGTAAATCTAATCCACTCCAGTGGGGCCTAAGAGGTGAAATCAGCTGTCTGAAACACAGTGTGCTTGTCGAGTGTATCTGAGGGTGTGGAGTCAGATCCCAGCACCTTCCAAAGGCCTTTTTGGGGTGGTatctcagctctgtgctggtttggggtgccagctctgtgctgggatctcagctctgggctgggctgggatgttatctcagctctgtgctgagatCTGGGGCtgtagctctgtgtgtgtgacccctgcacagctctgagggTGCTCTCGCAGTCATTCCCTGGCCATGCTGCAGGAGGTGACAGGAGGTGACacctgggggctgcaggtggctccCCTGCAAGCTCACAGCTCTGTGAGGGGCAGGGGACCCCAGCAAGGACAGAAGTGCCTGGTTTGGGTCCACGGGGATTTGCCAGGGGGCTCTGCGAGGCTCGTCCTGGCAAGAGAACTGTTTTTGCTTTTGAGGAATGGTGAGCTTGTGTGTCTCTGCCTcacagccattgattttctggAGAAAATTCTGACATTTAACCCCATGGACCGGCTGACGGCCGAGATGGGCCTGCAGCACCCCTACATGAGCCCCTACTCCTGCCCCGAGGATGAGCCGGTGTCGCAGCACCCGTTCCGCATCGAGGACGAGATCGATGACATCCTGCTCATGGAGGCCAACCAGAGCCAGATGTCCAACTGGGACAGGTACcacggctgggctgggctgggctgccgAGGCCTTttggaacttgtggtttattgcaaagggcctgggtgcaggggccTTTTGGAACTTGgagtttattgcaaagggcctgggtgcaggggccttctgggatttggggtttattgcaaagggttTGGTTGCAGGGGCCatttggaatttggggtttattgcaaagggcctgggtgcaaGGGCcttttgggaatttggggtttattgcaaagggcctgggtgcagggccctgctgggagctgccagccacagctcagagagcAGGCCCCAGAGAAGTGGAGTGGTAACGAGGGTGAGAGACTAgggttcccattacaatacaataaatcttctggtcatggaatttggggtttattgcaaagggcctgggtgcagggccctgctgggagctgccagccacagctcagagcagtaAAGAGAAGTAAGTAGAGTGTTAAAGAGGgtcagagaaagagagaggatgagaggatAAGAGAGtaagagagcgaggttcccattacaatacaataaatcttcttctggttGTGGAACTTAGGGTTcattgcagagggcctgggtgcagggccctgctgtgatttggggtttatggcacagggcctgggtgcagggccctgctgggatttggggttcattgcacagggcctgggtgcagggccctgctgggatttggggtttattgcaaagggcctgcgtgcagggccctgctgggatttggggttcattgcagagggcctgggtgcagggccctgctgggatttggggttcattgctgagggcctgggtgcagggccctgctggaatttggggtttattgcacagggcctgggtgcagggccctgctgggatttggggtttattgcacagggcctgggtgcagggccctgctggaatttggggtttattgcacagggcctgggtgcagggccctgctgggatttggggttcattgcaaagggcctgggtgcagggccctgctgggatttggggtttattgcacagggcctgggtgcagggccctgctgggatttggggtttattgcagagggcctgggtgcagggccctgctgggatttggggtttattgcacagggcctgggtgcagggccctgctgggatttggggtttattgcaaagggcctgggtgcagggtcctgctgggatttggggttcattgcacaggGCCCTGGGTGCAGGGGCATTTtgagatttggggtttattgcacagggcctggctgcagggccctgctgggagctgccaggcacagctcagagcaggcctgagagaAGTAAAGAGAGTGataaagaggatgagagagagagagaggttaAGAGGATAAGAGAATAAGAGAGTgaggttcccgttacaatacaataaatcttcttctgtgctgaatattctaattctcactaatcAATCTAGTACAACATACAAATCCTAtggcatttacatacagcctataggaatcattacattaccatactctgttacattttaaaccctaaaaactcctctttgggccccttctgccaagctgtagggtctgctctgacccatggagctgtctgcaagcagagggtgttgctCCATCAAAAGGgcatcaccttcagctggccacatcattgttttgcagttgttcagtaactgaggtatctcaaagcttgatttcatttcaatctcagtTTCCctattctcaaaatcttttgccaagcaatcatattgataaggctttcctgtttcaccttCCCCAACGCCTCTGGCGTGGCTGCGTTCCCCCATGCCTGTTCACCCCTGAAAGATgcctgcttttccctctttgtGCCGTGCTATAATTCCAGCCCAAGCTGGTGCCTCGCTGAAGCTGCCCAGAGGCTCCTCCTGGATTCCACAGGGACCAGAAGCTGAGCTGCACATCCCTGTACATCACTGAGTGCCTTTCTGCTCTTGGTTTTCAGCCTAGGTTGTCTTCATGTGGGTCaaagtggctctgcagccccttcctctgccctctgtccctgcagtacagatacaaaataatttgattCTTGTACCTTTTGGGCACAGGGCCTGATTTGGAGTGCTATATTCACCACTTTTCAAGGTGCATCACCCCAAAGAACACATATCTGGGGGCCTTGTACAAAACCCTGAGTTGAGCTGACGTTTAAATGGCTTGCTGGAAGCTGCACTGGAAGTTTAGAACGGCTCCAAGCCTTGAGCTGAGGTCTCTCACATTCCAGGTGATTACCCCAGTCACTGGGCCAgtcccagcactgggacaggcaggacaaAATAAGCAGAtaagaattaatttaaaaggtTCAGTTTTCTGTACAGCCCCTTCAGGCTGTGGGGGACGAACTGGCTGAGGATGCTCTAACATTTctcccctctgcagagcagttcAATCTCCTCACCCTACTGATTCACTGGGTTCCACCAGCACTGACAAATTACCTGAAGgcacccctccctccccttgCCCGCAGTGTCTGTGCCTGAGCGAGCAGATGTGGGAGACAGCCAGGGCAAGGTCATCAGAGTGGGTCTGGGGGCTCACTCAGGCGGGGaggagggctggcagcaggataCCCACCCTCAGTGCATCCCCACAccttgggaaggatgaaaggtTGACAAggaagtctcacagatatggaTGCTcggcagaaagatttttaaatgtggagtctggtgaaggaatagagatggaagcaagttttgatataaaagaaaagaattgcttagccagtcttactggataaccaaggaggcaaagggtgtgttagttagaagggatttttatggcttagagcaatggataaacccaccccaaacaagaagatgtttttgcCAAGCAGAAAGATGGCACAGgcaaaaaaggcagcaaagttgcaagtagaaaaaaggtctcagaattttccattgaaagaaaactgaaaaacaacttctagcttaaactgtaatgtactgactgTTAGggattggagaacagtaacatgaatatggtaattacagcaGTTATGATGGGCTATAGATAACAGTTcaggtatagattggttctaccgtattaagatgctcagcaaagaaaagtctataatgcattgtaaccaaaaccaaaggtctccaggcctgcctgcagctggagctgacagctgtgggcacagctctgtcacccaccacccggggctgctgtgacctcttggatacaataaactgcattttggatacaacaaactgcattttggagagcccctggagccccacatctctcatttcagctcttacacccagcagcagctcagggctggaggctcCCTGTCACCTTCTCCTTGCTGTGACACAAGGGGCTGAGGCTGTCCTGCCCCCAGGTGGGGACACCCATGccaggctgggggctctgcagcacGAGCCGGCCGttctggggacagcaggtgactttggctgtgtgctgtgggaCACCTGAGGAGCGGCTGGGTGCTGTGGCAGGGCCCCAGTGGCTGGGATAGCACATTccacaggctgctcagccaggagccagggaatcagggggcactgggacagccctgggtgctgtcgGGACTTCAGGAGAAGCTGTCACTGAGCACGGTCACcctccagggatgctctgggccCTTGACATCAGAGCAAACTGGTGATGCCCAGCCTCAGTGGGGTtgttcacagaattcacagaatcactgggttggaagagaccttcaagaccatcgagtccaagccagccccagcacctcaactgaaccctggcacccagtgccacatccaggctgtgttaaacacacccagggatggggactgcaccacctcctcAGACAGGCCgttccagaactttatcattCTCTCtgtgaaaagctttttcctaatatccaacctacaTTTCCCTTGGCATggcttgagactgtgtcctctggttctgtcagtttTAAGTTCATGTCTTTTACTGTTCTGTCACCAAACAGGAAGGGCACAGCTGCGGTCCCTGTCTGTTGGCTGAGGGGCAGATTGGTAATTATTGCTGTTAATCGTGTTTTAGTCCCCAGTGGAGGGGCAGATTGGTAATTATTGCTGTTAATCATGTTTTAGTCCTGAGTGGAGGGGCAGATTGGTAATTATTGCTGTTAATCATGTTTTAGTCCCAAGTGGAGGGGAGGTGATCGACATCTAAAGGAAGGGACCACTTGGTTTGGTTGTTGGGCTCTCATTCCTGCATCTGAGGCGGTTGATAAATAACAATTACTGGTCCCCTGGCATTTTGAGGCAGAGGAAggctctctgtgctgccagtAAGAGGTTAACCCAGCTAGCAGAAgggcaaggagctgcaggagccctcGGGTGGCTCCGGCCGTGCTGCTGCCCGTGTCTGACAGCAGCGTGTCTTTGGCAGGTACCACATCAGCCTCTCCTCCGAGCTGGACTGGAGGCACGACAAGCAGCACGACATGGACGAGGTGCAGCGGGACCCGCGGGCGGGCTCGGAGCCCGCGGCGGAGGAGGCGCAGGTGGACCCGCGGAAGTACTCGCAGAGCAGCTCGGAGCGCTTCCTGGAGCTCTCCCACTCCTCCATGGACCGCGTGTTCGATGCCGACTGCGGGAAGTCGTGCGATTACAAGGTGGGATCGCCCTCCTACCTGGACAAGCTGCTGTGGAGGGACAGCAAGCCCCACCACTACTCAGAGCCCAAGCTCATCCTGGATTTATCCCACTGGAAAAGGGCCACCATAGCGCCCGCGGCTGAGCTGTCGCTGGAAGAGGAGCCCTCCAACCTGTTCCTGGAGATTGCGCAGTGGGTGAAGAGCACGCAGGTGGGGCTGGAGTGCCCCGGCTCCCTGCCCGAGCTGCAGGAGCGGAGCCTGCCCTCCTCTCCTCACCGCCTGCACAAGGAGCCCGCCGCCGTCAGCGGCGACGCCAACCCCGACTTCGACCTGGACGTCTTCATCTCCAGGGCGCTGAAGCTTTGCACAAAGCCCGAGGACCTGCCCGACAACAAGCTCAACGAGATCAACGGGGCGTGCATCTCGGAGCACCCCGGGGACATGGTGCAGGCAGAGGTGTTCCAGAAGGAGCGGTGGTgacggccccagccccgccgcgTCCCCTGCCCGCGCCGTACCGAACGCCTTTGCCAGGAAAGGCAAGCACAAACCACACGCCCCCCTGGATGCCTTAGAAGTGCTTCTAAGGGGATCGAGAGGTGCGAGTGAAATACTGAGTTCCTTACACTGCCTTAACAATCTTGCCTTGCCATCTCTGGGACCTGTTTGAAACTTAAATGTACGAGGGGGAGAACGACGGTACATGGTAGGTTTGCAAACAGTAGTGAAATAgacttcttttcctctctttttctaTGGTAACTTGAAAGGACAAGGACAGAAATTAACATTTTCAGTGTGGTCACATACCCTCCTGTTTGGACGGGTTCCCAAAATGCCAAACTTTGAGTCTCTCTGAG
Encoded here:
- the MAPK4 gene encoding mitogen-activated protein kinase 4, giving the protein MAEKCDCLASMYGYDLGCRFVNFRPLGFGANGLVLSALDSRSCRKVAVKKLTLGDARSVKHAFREIKIIRRLEHDNIVKVYEVLGPKGARLRGDFFKFNVVYIVQEYMETDLARLLEQGKLAEEHAKLFMYQLLRGLKYIHSANVLHRDLKPANIFISTEDLVLKIGDFGLARIVDQHYSHKGYLSEGLVTKWYRSPRLLLSPNNYTKAIDMWAAGCILAEMLTGRMLFAGGHELEQMQLILETIPVIHQEDKEELLKVMPMFINSTWEVRKPLRKLLPEVDSEAIDFLEKILTFNPMDRLTAEMGLQHPYMSPYSCPEDEPVSQHPFRIEDEIDDILLMEANQSQMSNWDRYHISLSSELDWRHDKQHDMDEVQRDPRAGSEPAAEEAQVDPRKYSQSSSERFLELSHSSMDRVFDADCGKSCDYKVGSPSYLDKLLWRDSKPHHYSEPKLILDLSHWKRATIAPAAELSLEEEPSNLFLEIAQWVKSTQVGLECPGSLPELQERSLPSSPHRLHKEPAAVSGDANPDFDLDVFISRALKLCTKPEDLPDNKLNEINGACISEHPGDMVQAEVFQKERW